Proteins encoded together in one Gigantopelta aegis isolate Gae_Host chromosome 8, Gae_host_genome, whole genome shotgun sequence window:
- the LOC121378819 gene encoding uncharacterized protein LOC121378819 has protein sequence MKCRQCNREKLRQEFPPEDLTEDCMHPRFYCMRCVVSTCKKTGVCPHPGCDQPVPADGDVIKLLEYTLAEMFKEYPCEYSAQFVSEDSCTRMIRIAVLNGDSITLPFNPEMTVFQLKEQIKTKLGHDIKKQQLIYKDVELQMYANSGGFSKLADHNIAANSTIYLAVTLFDIPSNLDHVIFDLHWGYPERYYYEGSHGPKEQTLQTRAVGDRAAFYIVNVPYDWCVLRRYRDFLDASCLVYKGKQFLKVYDFHPEHQAETTVCKGVVTHTGDKMDDFNKVGHHTIEVSLQQLPPHVTHLFFTLSGWNYESIKAFPDLSLKFYDARAPEDNLCETKLAGSVQKRAVIMCCVSRSSKGWKILECGKTSEGYADDYEPIKKTIRTLFDLPDI, from the exons TGCGTGGTTTCAACATGCAAGAAGACCGGTGTATGTCCACATCCCGGGTGTGACCAGCCGGTCCCCGCTGATGGAGACGTCATCAAACTACTGGAATACACGCTGGCCGAGATGTTTAAAGAGTACCCGTGTGAATACTCGGCTCAGTTCGTGTCAGAGGATTCCTGCACTAGGATGATCAGAATCGCTGTTCTGAATGGAGACAGCATCACTCTTCCTTTCAACCCTGAGATGACAGTCTTTCAACTGAAAGAACAAATTAAAACCAAGCTTGGCCATGATATAAAGAAACAGCAGTTGATATACAAGGATGTTGAATTGcag ATGTATGCAAATAGCGGTGGTTTTTCAAAGCTTGCTGACCACAACATAGCAGCCAACTCCACCATCTATCTTGCAGTGACACTGTTTGATATTCCATCTAACTTGGACCACGTCATCTTTGATCTACACTGGGGATATCCAGAGCGTTACTACTATGAAGGTTCGCATGGTCCTAAGGAACAAACCTTGCAAACTAGAGCAGTTGGAGATCGTGCAGCCTTTTATATTGTCAATGTGCCATATGACTGGTGTGTACTTAGAAGATACAGAGACTTTCTTGATGCATCTTGTCTTGTATACAAAGGCAAACAGTTTCTTAAGGTTTACGATTTCCATCCAGAACATCAGGCAGAAACCACAGTCTGCAAGGGAGTCGTCACCCATACAGGAGACAAAATGGACGACTTCAACAAGGTCGGACATCACACCATAGAGGTTTCTCTGCAGCAGCTACCACCGCATGTCACTCATTTATTCTTCACATTGAGTGGCTGGAATTATGAAAGCATCAAGGCATTTCCTGACCTAAGTTTGAAGTTCTATGATGCACGAGCACCTGAAGATAACCTTTGTGAGACAAAGCTAGCAGGTAGCGTTCAAAAAAGAGCTGTGATCATGTGCTGTGTGTCTCGATCAAGTAAAGGCTGGAAAATACTGGAATGTGGGAAGACTTCAGAGGGTTATGCTGATGACTATGAGCCTATCAAGAAAACCATCAGGACACTTTTTGACCTTCCAGATATCTAA